Proteins encoded within one genomic window of Bacteroidota bacterium:
- a CDS encoding response regulator transcription factor: protein MKVLVIDDELQILEMISKILTRNGYDVTAVSNLTDASRELQKKGWDIIITDVMIPYKGGFELVEDIKSRSQTPVIIITGMSEDVLKATVHKADMLFQKPFNGVDLLEGVKKLTQERAF from the coding sequence ATGAAAGTGCTGGTAATTGATGATGAATTGCAAATCCTGGAAATGATTTCAAAGATCCTTACAAGGAATGGATATGACGTAACTGCCGTTTCTAATTTAACAGACGCTTCCAGAGAGCTGCAGAAGAAGGGTTGGGATATTATCATTACTGATGTAATGATACCTTATAAGGGTGGTTTTGAACTTGTGGAAGATATAAAATCCAGAAGTCAGACTCCTGTTATAATTATTACCGGAATGAGTGAAGATGTTTTAAAGGCAACAGTTCATAAGGCGGATATGTTATTCCAGAAACCATTCAATGGCGTAGATCTACTGGAAGGTGTAAAGAAGCTGACTCAGGAAAGAGCATTCTGA